One segment of Desmodus rotundus isolate HL8 chromosome 6, HLdesRot8A.1, whole genome shotgun sequence DNA contains the following:
- the C6H7orf25 gene encoding UPF0415 protein C7orf25 homolog, whose product MSAHSMLCERISIAKELIERAESLSRSRKGGIEGAAKLCSKLKAELKFLQKVEAGKVAIKESHLQSTNLTHLRAIVESAENLEEVVSVLHVFGYTDTLGEKQTLVVDVVANGGHTWVKAIGRKAEALHNIWLGRGQYGDKSIIEQAEDFLQASHQQPVQYSNPHIIFAFYNSVSSPMAEKLKEMGVSVRGDIVAVNSLLDHPQEQQPIERESDDEGPELFQVTRVDRENILASVAFPTEIKVDVCKRVNLDITTLITYVSALSYGGCRFIFKEKVLTEQAEQERKEQILPQLEAFMKDKELFACECAVKDFQSILETLGGPGERERATMLIKRITVVPDQPSERALGLVASSKINSRSLTIFGTGDTLKAITMTANSGFVRAANNQGVKFSVFIHQPRALTESKETLATPLLKDYTTDSEH is encoded by the coding sequence ATGTCAGCACACTCCATGCTCTGTGAACGAATCTCCATAGCCAAGGAACTGATCGAAAGAGCAGAATCACTTTCTAGATCAAGAAAAGGTGGCATTGAAGGTGCTGCAAAGCTGTGTAGCAAATTGAAGgctgaattaaaatttttacagAAAGTAGAAGCTGGGAAAGTAGCTATTAAGGAATCCCATTTGCAGAGCACTAATTTAACGCACCTAAGAGCCATAGTGGAATCAGCAGAAAACCTGGAAGAAGTTGTTAGTGTTCTCCATGTTTTTGGTTACACAGATACCTTGGGAGAAAAGCAGACCCTTGTGGTggatgttgttgcaaatggtggTCATACATGGGTGAAAGCCATTGGCCGAAAGGCTGAAGCTCTGCATAATATTTGGCTGGGCAGGGGCCAATATGGTGACAAAAGCATCATTGAGCAAGCTGAAGACTTCCTTCAGGCCAGTCACCAGCAGCCAGTGCAGTATAGCAATCCTCACATCATCTTTGCATTTTACAACAGTGTCTCCAGCCCCATGGCAGAGAAGCTGAAAGAAATGGGCGTATCTGTGAGAGGAGATATAGTAGCAGTTAACTCTCTGTTAGATCATCCTCAAGAACAGCAACCCATTGAGAGAGAATCAGATGATGAAGGCCCTGAACTTTTCCAGGTGACCAGAGTAGACCGAGAAAATATATTAGCAAGTGTTGCATTTCCTACAGAGATTAAGGTTGATGTGTGCAAAAGAGTAAATCTGGACATTACTACTTTAATCACATATGTATCTGCCCTCAGCTATGGAGGTTGCCGctttatctttaaagaaaaagtgctCACAGAACAAGCAGAGCAAGAGAGGAAAGAGCAGATTCTACCACAGCTTGAGGCATTTATGAAGGACAAGGAGCTGTTTGCTTGTGAATGTGCTGTCAAGGATTTTCAGTCTATTCTAGAGACTTTAGGTGgacctggggagagagaaagggccaCTATGCTAATTAAGCGAATTACTGTTGTGCCAGACCAGCCTTCTGAGCGTGCCTTGGGACTAGTGGCCAGTTCAAAAATCAATAGTCGTTCGTTAACAATTTTCGGGACAGGAGACACCCTAAAAGCCATCACAATGACTGCCAATAGTGGTTTTGTTAGAGCTGCCAACAACCAGGGTGTTAAATTTAGTGTGTTTATCCATCAACCTAGAGCACTTACTGAGAGCAAAGAGACTCTAGCCACCCCCTTACTAAAAGACTACACAACTGACTCTGAACACTGa
- the PSMA2 gene encoding proteasome subunit alpha type-2, producing the protein MAERGYSFSLTTFSPSGKLVQIEYALAAVAGGAPSVGIKAANGVVLATEKKQKSILYDERSVHKVEPITKHIGLVYSGMGPDYRVLVHRARKLAQQYYLVYQEPIPTAQLVQRIASVMQEYTQSGGVRPFGVSLLICGWNEGRPYLFQSDPSGAYFAWKATAMGKNYVNGKTFLEKRYNEDLELEDAIHTAILTLKESFEGQMTEDNIEVGICNEAGFRRLTPTEVKDYLAAIA; encoded by the exons ATGGCGGAGCGCGGTTACAGCTTTTCGTTGACTACGTTCAG cCCATCTGGTAAACTTGTCCAGATCGAATATGCTTTGGCTGCTGTAGCTGGTGGAGCACCTTCAGTGGGAATTAAAG CTGCAAATGGTGTGGTATTAGCAAcggagaagaaacagaaatccaTTCTTTATGATGAGCGAAGTGTACACAAAGTGGAACCAATTACCAAACATATAGGCTTGGTATATAGTGGCATGGGTCCAGATTATAG AGTGCTTGTGCACAGAGCTCGAAAACTAGCTCAGCAATATTACCTTGTTTACCAAGAACCCATTCCCACAGCTCAGCTGGTACAGAGAATAGCTTCTGTGATGCAAGAATATACCCAGTCGGG tGGTGTCCGTCCATTTGGAGTTTCTTTACTAATTTGTGGTTGGAATGAGGGACGACCATATTTATTTCAGTCAGATCCATCA GGAGCTTACTTTGCCTGGAAAGCCACAGCAATGGGAAAGAATTATGTGAATGGGAAAACTTTCCTTGAGAAAAG ATACAATGAAGATCTAGAACTTGAAGATGCCATTCATACAGCCATATTAACCCTGAAG GAAAGCTTTGAAGGGCAAATGACAGAAGATAACATAGAAGTTGGAATCTGCAATGAAGCTGGATTTAGGAGACTCACTCCAACTGAAGTTAAGGATTACTTAGCTGCCATAGCATAA